In Helianthus annuus cultivar XRQ/B chromosome 8, HanXRQr2.0-SUNRISE, whole genome shotgun sequence, a single genomic region encodes these proteins:
- the LOC118480990 gene encoding calcium-dependent protein kinase 14-like, with the protein MKEATRRGPTPTLKQPMLKERDTSREREREKLKQNPPNQRRRSKRLLRMTHVLNVGFERNKHYKKGDASLFMGNRAKVKVEAQGDYVLKLPSGLEVILKNEIKDDEKAKNEIEIVEQIPEHPNVVTFKEKFEDEKCFQVVMTLCDGGGLFSRKGKGEGGRFTERQAARAIRDIMEGVKFCHQNYIFHGDIKPGNIMWKDKEKSCLVLVDFGVSLKFTPALTPYTSPEVIDKSYGKEADIWSVGVILY; encoded by the exons ATGAAGGAGGCAACAAGAAGAGGCCCCACCCCGACTCTAAAGCAACCCATGCTAAAAGAAAGGGACACGTCAAGGGAAAGGGAAAGGGAAAAGCTAAAGCAGAACCCACCAAACCAAAGGAGAAGAAGCAAAAGGTTGCTACGAATGacccatgttttgaatgtg gggttcgAAAGAAATAAACATTATAAGAAGGGAGACgctagtctcttcatgggcaacAGAGCAAAAGTTAAAGTCGAAGCTCAAGGAGACTACGTTTTAAAGCTTCCAAGTGGTTTAGAAGTTATTTTGAAGAAT GAGATAAAAGATGATGAAAAGGCAAAGAACGAGATCGAAATTGTGGAACAGATACCGGAGCATCCAAATGTTGTAACCTTCAAGGAGAAGTTTGAAGATGAAAAATGTTTTCAAGTGGTGATGACTTTATGTGACGGTGGGGGGTTGTTCAGTCGTAAGGGTAAGGGTGAAGGGGGTCGTTTCACCGAACGACAAGCGGCAAGAGCCATAAGGGACATCATGGAAGGAGTTAAG TTTTGTCACCAAAACTATATCTTTCATGGAGACATAAAGCCTGGTAATATAATGTGGAAGGATAAAGAGAAATCATGTCTGGTTCTTGTTGACTTTGGAGTGTCCTTGAAGTTCACACCAG CCCTTACACCATACACTTCTCCAGAAGTAATAGATAAAAGCTATGGGAAGGAGGCTGACATTTGGAGTGTTGGAGTTATTTTGTACTAA